The Deltaproteobacteria bacterium DNA segment CCGTTCACTCCCGTCGTCGCCACCACGCTCAGGCTTTCTCAACCTGAACGAAGTCGAGTTCCACTGGCGTTGCCCGCCCAAAAATGCTGATCAAGACCCGCAGCTTGCCCTTGTCGGGCTTCACCTCTTCCACAACCCCGTTGAAGTCCTGGAATGGCCCATCTACCACCTTGACGCTCTCGCCAGATTCGAAGAGCACCTTGGGTTTCGCCCGCAACGCGCCCTCGGCCATTTGGTTGGTGATCTCGCGAACTTCCTGCTCACTGACAGCGGCCGGCTGGGTTGCCCCGCCGACGAAGCCGGTCACCTTAGGCGTACCCTTGACGATGTGCCAGGTCTCGTCGTTCAACTCCATCTGCACGAGCATGTAGCCGGGGAAGAACTTGCGCGATGAGGTCTTCTTGCGGCCTTTGACCAGCTCCACCACCTTCTCGGCCGGCACCAAGACCTCGCCGAAGCAGTCCTGCTTACCGAGCGCGCGCACCCGTTCCTCGAGCGCCGCCTTGGCCTTTTGCTCGTAGCCGGAATACGTGTGGACGACATACCACTGCTTGGCCATAGGCACGTCACCTGCTCAGAATGAGGTGCACCAGGTGGGACACCACGAAGTCGACGAGACCAAGGTAGACGGCCATGAGGATGGTGATCGCCAGCACCACGGTGGTGGCAGCGGTTGCCTCCTTGCGAGTGGGCCAGTGGACCTTGCGTAGCTCCACCGCCACCTCTTGGAGGAAATTGACGGAGCGAGGGACCACCTCGCGGGCTTTATCTATCTGCTCTTGCAGCGCCATGGCGTTTTCTTCGACGAGCGGGTCAGGCAGGG contains these protein-coding regions:
- the nusG gene encoding transcription termination/antitermination protein NusG, whose amino-acid sequence is MAKQWYVVHTYSGYEQKAKAALEERVRALGKQDCFGEVLVPAEKVVELVKGRKKTSSRKFFPGYMLVQMELNDETWHIVKGTPKVTGFVGGATQPAAVSEQEVREITNQMAEGALRAKPKVLFESGESVKVVDGPFQDFNGVVEEVKPDKGKLRVLISIFGRATPVELDFVQVEKA
- the secE gene encoding preprotein translocase subunit SecE, encoding MVPRSVNFLQEVAVELRKVHWPTRKEATAATTVVLAITILMAVYLGLVDFVVSHLVHLILSR